A window of the Streptomyces sp. NBC_01351 genome harbors these coding sequences:
- a CDS encoding ABC transporter ATP-binding protein has translation MTAILEAHALGKRYGRKQALSDCTLSLPAGRVVGLVGPNGAGKSTLLQLACGLIGPTSGSIEVLGGRPASGPEQLAKVGFVAQDTPTYAGLTIADHLKLGARLNPGWDAALAEGRIRQLGLDPKQKAGKLSGGQRAQVALTLAVAKRPELLMLDEPVAALDPLARREFLQSLMEFVAEEGVTVVLSSHLVSDLERVCDYLVSLVASRVQVAGDVDDLLASHFRLTTARRDAATLPEGMRVIQETHTERQSTFIVRAEKPVQDPSWVLEPLNLEDLVLTYMSQGATAGPGRRPTPEDPR, from the coding sequence ATGACCGCCATATTGGAAGCCCACGCGCTGGGCAAGCGGTACGGCCGCAAACAAGCGTTGTCCGACTGCACCCTGAGCCTCCCGGCCGGGCGGGTCGTCGGGCTGGTCGGGCCCAACGGGGCGGGGAAGTCGACCCTGTTGCAGCTGGCCTGCGGGCTGATCGGACCGACCTCCGGCAGCATCGAAGTGCTCGGCGGGCGGCCCGCCTCCGGGCCCGAGCAGCTGGCCAAGGTCGGTTTCGTCGCCCAGGACACGCCCACGTACGCGGGGCTGACCATCGCCGACCACCTGAAGCTCGGTGCCCGGCTCAACCCGGGATGGGACGCCGCGCTCGCGGAAGGGCGGATCCGGCAGCTCGGACTGGATCCGAAGCAGAAGGCCGGGAAGCTCTCCGGCGGTCAGCGCGCCCAGGTCGCGCTGACCCTCGCCGTGGCCAAGCGGCCCGAGCTGCTGATGCTCGACGAGCCGGTCGCCGCCCTGGACCCGTTGGCCCGGCGGGAGTTCCTGCAGAGCCTGATGGAGTTCGTGGCCGAGGAGGGGGTCACCGTCGTGCTCTCCTCGCACCTGGTCTCCGACCTGGAGCGGGTCTGCGACTACCTCGTCTCGCTGGTCGCCTCACGGGTGCAGGTGGCGGGTGACGTCGACGACCTCCTCGCCAGCCACTTCCGGCTCACCACCGCGCGCCGGGATGCCGCCACGCTGCCCGAGGGCATGCGGGTCATCCAGGAAACCCACACCGAGCGGCAGAGCACCTTCATCGTGCGGGCCGAGAAGCCGGTCCAGGATCCCTCCTGGGTGCTGGAGCCCCTCAACCTGGAGGACCTCGTTCTCACCTACATGAGCCAGGGCGCCACGGCCGGGCCCGGCCGCCGACCCACTCCGGAGGACCCGCGATGA
- a CDS encoding GntR family transcriptional regulator, with the protein MIEFHLDARSGVAPYMQLIHQVRQALRLGLLAEGDRLPTVKDVAASVAINPNTVLKAYRELEYEGLVAKKPGVGTFISGTLGDDASLSEHEPLRQELQRWLAKARSAGLDEESIEALFLSTFRNRSTHTHAHTHAEEEK; encoded by the coding sequence GTGATCGAGTTTCACCTCGATGCCCGGTCCGGCGTCGCTCCGTACATGCAGTTGATCCACCAGGTACGGCAGGCCCTGCGGTTGGGGCTGCTGGCCGAGGGGGACCGGTTGCCGACGGTCAAGGACGTCGCCGCCTCGGTGGCGATCAATCCGAACACCGTGCTGAAGGCGTACCGGGAGCTCGAGTACGAGGGGCTGGTCGCGAAGAAGCCCGGGGTCGGGACGTTCATCTCCGGGACGCTCGGCGACGACGCCTCGCTGTCCGAGCACGAGCCGCTGCGGCAGGAGTTGCAGCGGTGGCTGGCGAAGGCGCGGAGTGCCGGGTTGGACGAGGAGAGCATCGAGGCCCTGTTCCTGAGCACCTTCCGTAATCGGAGTACGCACACGCACGCGCACACGCACGCCGAAGAGGAGAAATGA
- a CDS encoding DUF397 domain-containing protein translates to MRADVNGLSWRKSSYSNGEGGNCVEVSDDLRGIVPVRDTKRGGAGPVLVFPFAAWAPFIQAVKAQA, encoded by the coding sequence ATGCGCGCAGACGTAAACGGCCTGTCCTGGAGGAAGTCCTCGTACAGCAACGGCGAGGGCGGCAACTGCGTAGAGGTTTCCGACGATCTCCGCGGCATCGTCCCCGTAAGGGACACCAAGCGCGGGGGCGCCGGTCCGGTGCTGGTGTTCCCGTTCGCCGCGTGGGCTCCGTTCATCCAGGCCGTGAAAGCTCAAGCCTGA
- a CDS encoding GntR family transcriptional regulator, with the protein MSESGWTSTSMPYVTPRAAGDTDAWTEEAQAGGGRGGQRILHAGEVSAPAEVARMLGLPDAALVVVRRRLIELDGEPTELTDTYYPADIAAGTPLAGTAKIRGGAVTLLAALGHVGVRVVENVTARMPRDEEREQLRLGAGEPVLHLARTTYGAADRPIQADVMVMPAGRQQLRYEIRLELSRPG; encoded by the coding sequence GTGAGCGAGAGCGGATGGACCAGCACCTCGATGCCGTACGTGACCCCGCGCGCGGCCGGGGATACGGACGCCTGGACGGAAGAAGCGCAGGCCGGAGGCGGTCGGGGCGGACAGCGCATCCTGCACGCCGGGGAGGTCTCGGCCCCGGCCGAGGTCGCCCGAATGCTCGGCCTGCCGGACGCCGCCCTGGTGGTGGTCCGCCGCAGACTGATCGAACTCGACGGCGAACCGACCGAGCTGACGGACACGTACTACCCCGCCGACATCGCCGCGGGCACCCCACTGGCCGGCACGGCGAAGATCCGCGGCGGCGCCGTGACCCTGCTGGCTGCCTTGGGGCACGTCGGCGTACGGGTCGTAGAGAACGTGACCGCACGCATGCCGCGTGACGAGGAACGTGAGCAACTGCGCCTCGGGGCGGGCGAACCGGTGCTTCACCTGGCCCGCACCACCTACGGCGCGGCGGACCGCCCGATCCAGGCGGACGTGATGGTCATGCCGGCAGGCCGTCAGCAGCTGCGGTACGAGATCAGGCTTGAGCTTTCACGGCCTGGATGA
- a CDS encoding GlxA family transcriptional regulator, with protein MATPPTRPHRIVVIACPPLTTFDLSIPGVVFGATSIGDQPAYEVTVCTLVPGVLEAAYGTDVVVPNGLEAVERADTVMVTGTADRDATDPRVLDALRAAAARGARIASICTGAFVLAQAGLLAGRRATTFWSASADFRQLFPDVDLVPGVLFTEDEGVLTSAGMSAGIDLCLHMVRCDYGSAVANATARLVVAAPVRPGGQAQYIETPLPAERGTSLAATRAWALARLDEPTTLADLARHAGTSVRTLTRRFRSETGASPLQWLLHQRLDRAREILETTTLPMDQVATRSGLGTADSLRTHLIRHTGLTPSAYRVASRTRAVVSGDA; from the coding sequence ATGGCCACTCCCCCCACCCGCCCGCACCGCATCGTGGTCATCGCGTGTCCCCCGCTGACCACCTTCGACCTGTCGATCCCGGGGGTGGTGTTCGGTGCGACGAGCATCGGCGATCAGCCCGCCTACGAGGTGACGGTCTGCACCCTCGTCCCCGGCGTGCTGGAGGCGGCGTACGGCACGGACGTGGTGGTGCCGAACGGCCTGGAAGCGGTCGAGCGGGCCGACACGGTGATGGTCACGGGGACGGCCGACCGGGATGCCACCGACCCCCGGGTGCTGGACGCCCTGCGGGCCGCCGCCGCACGCGGCGCGCGCATCGCTTCCATCTGCACGGGCGCGTTCGTCCTGGCGCAGGCCGGTCTCCTGGCGGGCCGCCGCGCCACGACCTTCTGGTCGGCATCAGCGGACTTCCGGCAGCTCTTCCCGGACGTCGACCTCGTGCCCGGCGTCCTGTTCACGGAGGACGAAGGGGTACTGACCTCGGCGGGCATGTCGGCCGGGATCGACCTGTGCCTGCACATGGTGCGCTGCGACTACGGATCGGCGGTCGCGAACGCCACCGCCCGCCTGGTGGTGGCGGCCCCCGTCCGCCCGGGCGGCCAGGCCCAGTACATCGAGACCCCGCTCCCGGCCGAGCGCGGCACCTCCCTCGCCGCGACCCGCGCCTGGGCGCTGGCCCGCCTGGACGAGCCGACGACGCTGGCCGATCTGGCCCGGCACGCGGGCACGAGCGTCCGCACCCTGACCCGCCGCTTCCGTTCCGAGACGGGCGCCAGCCCCCTCCAGTGGCTGCTGCACCAGCGCCTGGACCGCGCCCGCGAAATCCTGGAGACGACCACCCTCCCGATGGACCAGGTCGCCACCCGCAGCGGCCTCGGCACGGCCGACTCCCTCCGCACCCACCTCATCCGCCACACGGGCCTGACCCCCAGCGCCTACCGGGTCGCCTCGCGCACCCGGGCCGTTGTCAGTGGCGACGCATAG
- a CDS encoding ABC transporter permease subunit encodes MIWLTWRQYRVQTLVALAALAALAIFLVVTGFQMRDAYDSTVAGCQGGGCDSVKEALVAQYQTLTYYVTALLIAVPGIIGVFWGAPLIARELETGTHRLIWNQSITRGRWLLAKLGVVGLVAVVVVGLLSLLVSWWASPIDRITMDRFTPLMFSGRAIVPFGYTAFAFTLGACAGLLLRRTVPAMAATLVLFTAVQILVPFVVRPHYMAPERSDVALKSLAMAPGVDGGAFGGPKDGWKGVHIQLTGSGDNASMLVGVARPGDWVVSEPGSALDPSGREVRGTQGCADPRVDPFECFATSNLHIKVAYQPADRYWTFQWIETGIFLALSGLLAGFCSWWLRRRVA; translated from the coding sequence ATGATATGGCTGACCTGGCGCCAGTACCGCGTCCAGACGCTCGTCGCCCTCGCCGCCCTGGCCGCGCTCGCGATATTCCTCGTGGTCACCGGCTTCCAGATGCGGGACGCGTACGACAGCACCGTCGCCGGCTGCCAGGGCGGCGGCTGTGACAGCGTCAAGGAGGCGCTGGTCGCCCAATACCAGACCTTGACCTACTACGTCACCGCTCTGCTGATCGCCGTCCCCGGCATCATCGGGGTCTTCTGGGGTGCTCCGCTGATCGCCCGCGAACTGGAGACCGGCACCCACCGGCTGATCTGGAACCAGAGCATCACCCGAGGCCGTTGGCTGCTGGCCAAGCTCGGGGTCGTCGGTCTCGTCGCCGTCGTCGTCGTCGGACTGCTGAGTCTGCTGGTGAGTTGGTGGGCGAGTCCCATCGACCGGATCACCATGGACCGGTTCACCCCGCTGATGTTCAGCGGACGCGCGATCGTTCCGTTCGGCTACACGGCCTTCGCCTTCACCCTCGGAGCCTGCGCCGGGCTACTGCTCCGGCGCACCGTACCCGCGATGGCCGCGACCCTCGTCCTCTTCACCGCCGTCCAGATCCTCGTGCCCTTCGTGGTCCGCCCGCACTACATGGCCCCCGAGCGCAGCGACGTGGCGCTCAAGTCCCTCGCCATGGCACCGGGCGTCGACGGCGGCGCGTTCGGGGGGCCGAAGGACGGCTGGAAGGGGGTCCACATCCAGCTCACGGGATCCGGTGACAACGCCAGCATGTTGGTGGGGGTGGCCAGGCCCGGCGACTGGGTGGTCTCCGAGCCCGGTTCGGCGCTCGACCCGTCCGGTCGAGAGGTCCGCGGCACCCAGGGCTGCGCGGACCCCCGGGTGGACCCCTTCGAGTGCTTCGCCACGTCGAACCTGCACATCAAGGTGGCTTATCAGCCCGCCGACCGCTACTGGACCTTCCAGTGGATCGAGACGGGGATCTTCCTCGCCCTTTCCGGGCTGCTGGCCGGCTTCTGCTCCTGGTGGCTGCGGCGCCGAGTGGCCTGA